In Osmia lignaria lignaria isolate PbOS001 chromosome 13, iyOsmLign1, whole genome shotgun sequence, the DNA window gTAATTTCCAGagtgaatttcaaaaattgcgTTGTCGTGCtatcataaaatattaacaacgatttacacacacatatatatatatatatatatataactaaaCTGTGGTTTTTAACATTATATCTTAAGAAAAGATGTCAATGGTTTCATCCTTTCGTAAATGTGTAACAGTGAATTGTTTATGAATAGCATTACAGgtagaaattaataaactttCGATTTCAATAATGAATTTTCATCATTGCTAACACAAGATACTATCGATCTATTTCTCTATCACAACttgcacaatttttatttaactgaaatattcattttatgaCAAATAAACCTTGCAATGTGTTGCAATACATTATTCTAGTTTAAAATAATACACGATAACCAGTAGACAATCAACTTCATAACAACATACCAGTTGTTAACAAAATTGTTTTACAAAAAGTTTATAGTGCATTTTAGGAAAATAACATTGCTGTTCAATTTAATGTAAGAAACAGTTTGATAGATATTTGTTAAGGTATCACTAAAACTTAGTAACAATGCATAAcacaataaagaaaaaaatatgtaagTACATGTAAAAAGGTAAATGTCCTTTGATTAGTAGCACATTATAATGTgcaatatgtatgtacatattgcATTTATATGGTATTATGCAATGTCCTTGAAATTTGGTACAagttacattaatatttaatgcagtaatttaatatactttaaattgcactatatttctttataaataataatatgtattttttcAGGTATAACATAgtgatgaaatattaaaagtcTTATATTTTTAAAGACAAAATGTCAGATAACAATTTACCACATATTTCATATGGACTTGATCCTCCTGGTAGTATAGTACGCATTGAATCTGAGATTAGATCTATTAGTCGTCTTTCAAGTATAGAGGAAACTTTAAGAAGATTTGGCACCAGAAGGCCAGAAAGACAGACTAATGAATTGAATAATGGTAAAAACCATTATAAAagattattacaaaaatttgtaTAACTATTAACAAAACCTTTTTCTGAATAGTACAtaagaatgaaatattattaacatatatttataatataaattacaatacGAATAGTAATAAGTGTAGTTTAAAAAGATTTGATGTAATGAGCACATATGATTATTCGTATTCTTAAATTTGAGACAATAATTAATACCTATTATTAAAGAAGCGCAGGATGTTCAGGCTGCAATAGTTGCACCTAATGAAGAACCTATTGCACCTGTTGCAATATCTAAACCTACAGAGAATGTGCAACAAAGTGATGTGACTGATGGTGCATCTTCTCCAAATCAACCAGAAATTAATGCATCAGCGGTAAATTCTGAAGACGAGTACGTTTTAGTATCAGTTAAATTGATACAGATTTGAAGAAGATATAAAGTTGAATACATCTTATTGACTACATGTTCTTATTTAATACAGCAAAAGATATTGTTGGGTGTGTTTTGCAACAGACGAAGATGATGCAACAGCATCATGGGTAAAACCATGTCATTGTCGCGGTACAACTAAATGGGTTCATCAAGGATGTATACAAAGATGGGTCGACGAGAAACAAAAAGGACGAGCGGGTGCACATGTAGCATGTCCGCAATGTAATACGGAGTATATTATTGTATATCCAAATATGGGTTAgttcttttaatatttacataaattttaaatCGAATCATACTATCACTATTACTAGCAGTGtacataatttatataattatttcaggTCCGTTAGTTATAGTACTGGATACAATTGATGGAATAATTTTTCGTATCTGCCCTTTTATCGCGGCTAGCATAGTTGCTGCATCTATATATTGGACTGCTGTAACATATGGAGCTGTCACTGTTATGCAAGTAGTTGGCCTTAAAGATGGTCTAGCTATGATGGAGCAAGCTGATCCTTTGGTGTTATTAGTTGGTTTGCCAACTATTCCAATATTATTAGTTTtgggtaaaatgttaagatggGAAGATCAGGCACTTAACCTTCTGAGGAGACACGCGTGTAAAGTTCCTATTTTAAGGCATTTTTTACCCAGTAGGTATGTGCAAAAGTAGATTTATAACTTTGAAATAAATACAtcatttattttgcaattataTGTATCTATCGCTATAGTTATTCAAGTGATGACAGAGTACAATCTGAGGAAATGCCACCTATGAGTGATCCAGTATCAGCGACGCGCATTCTTTGTGGTGCACTTTTATTGCCGAGTATTGCCAGCAtatgtggaaaaatattttttgaaagtaTACACTCCAATTTTCAAAGGACGTTACTTGTACGTATAAAATACATTTGACAATAAGCTAATCATTATGTACATCACTAAATATTCTGTATATAATTTTGTAGGGAGGTATAGCATTTATAACAATAAAAGGTGCATTCAAAATTTATCATAAACAACAGCAATATGTAAGACAGTGTCAGCGTCGGATAATGGATTATACGGAGAATAACGTCGCACTGTATAGAAGACAGCAAAATTCTGAAACGCAGACAAGTTAAATGCATGTAAACTACCTTTCAAGAATATATTATCAAAGGACAGTATATCGTTTCAGATGtagaataattaaacttttTAGAATACTTTTATCGTAAATATGGATTTCCAATATACCATCTACTTTTAGCAATATAAATGTATGGGTACTGTAATCAGGTTTAACGGATACGTACGTTGTTCTCCATATATATGTATGGAAAATGTCATTATATACATAAATTCAATCGGTAAAATATTGTGTCAGGTGtggaatattttattcaatggaATAACAATAATGTCCATTCACCTTCTTACttaataactaaaaattgaGTAATGGTAATATTTCCTTACCATAATTCAATTTCGTCtgtttcaaatttaataattacataatGAAGCGATACTATTTATTAtactaaaattacaaatttcctGTACATTGAGAAATAAGCAACAGTATCTTCGGTAAAAGTTATTCATATTTTGACTGCTTGGAAAAGGGGAcggtattttcaaaaatttatttctgtcATAGATAAGTCTTGAATTAaacatattaatatatttagtaAAAAAATTTTGGAACAAAactttattttatgtaaatgcCTTAATTTGCTGTAGATATAAGAAATtagtaaatatcaattcaaatcgATACTTCGTGTTTTTCTTATATACCTAGATAAATAACATTctgatttacaattaatttacgTAAGTACTTATTTCTTTATGTAATatgttaatttcttaattttattacattgtaCATACCAGTcgtttctgtttttaattaaaaaaaaaaaagataatatttcctattttaaattattatattataacattcatttaacaaaattaaagtATAAAACCAGAGGTACTAaaggaatattaatattgattattGTTGTGTAATGTAAACTATATTGTTATAGTACAGTATATTTTTATAACCTGTAAGAAATGCACAAACAATTGAAAACTGGTGATTCATATACCAGAAAGTAGAACATAACTTTATTGAGATATCGTTTGTATGTTTTACGTATTATGTGATATAATTATCACGTGttttatatgaataaaaattttgtttttatccAATAATTGTCATGTGTATCTTATTATGTGTTACATATGATACATTCATTCTTCACATCCTTACTTGTATACCGtcaaaataatgtttaatacgATTTCTTGCACATTACATGGAACCAagaaaaataaatcgaaaatatagaatattttCACGTGACATTTTATTTCGAAAAAATTTAGTTTAAAATTTTTTCAGGTTTGCATACACTTAATTGTtacttataaatttatattaaaaaacttATATGTaccaaaattattgaaaaatgaataaacatAGGCTATAACACCACTTAAGAATTTGGATCGTAAGATACACAGTTACATTGTTATCAATCTATATTCATGTAATTACTAAGATATGAGATTACTTAAGAATTTAACAAGTGTATTCCCGAATAACTTTCAAGCTAATATTCCTtgacaattgaaaaaaaatcttATCCtacatttttactttatttttataaaggaAATTGTTTTCTTATTCCATCTTA includes these proteins:
- the LOC117602264 gene encoding E3 ubiquitin-protein ligase MARCHF5 isoform X3, which produces MSDNNLPHISYGLDPPGSIVRIESEIRSISRLSSIEETLRRFGTRRPERQTNELNNEAQDVQAAIVAPNEEPIAPVAISKPTENVQQSDVTDGASSPNQPEINASAVNSEDDKRYCWVCFATDEDDATASWVKPCHCRGTTKWVHQGCIQRWVDEKQKGRAGAHVACPQCNTEYIIVYPNMGPLVIVLDTIDGIIFRICPFIAASIVAASIYWTAVTYGAVTVMQVVGLKDGLAMMEQADPLVLLVGLPTIPILLVLGKMLRWEDQALNLLRRHACKVPILRHFLPSSDDRVQSEEMPPMSDPVSATRILCGALLLPSIASICGKIFFESIHSNFQRTLLGGIAFITIKGAFKIYHKQQQYVRQCQRRIMDYTENNVALYRRQQNSETQTS
- the LOC117602264 gene encoding E3 ubiquitin-protein ligase MARCHF5 isoform X1, translating into MSDNNLPHISYGLDPPGSIVRIESEIRSISRLSSIEETLRRFGTRRPERQTNELNNEAQDVQAAIVAPNEEPIAPVAISKPTENVQQSDVTDGASSPNQPEINASAVNSEDDKRYCWVCFATDEDDATASWVKPCHCRGTTKWVHQGCIQRWVDEKQKGRAGAHVACPQCNTEYIIVYPNMGPLVIVLDTIDGIIFRICPFIAASIVAASIYWTAVTYGAVTVMQVVGLKDGLAMMEQADPLVLLVGLPTIPILLVLGKMLRWEDQALNLLRRHACKVPILRHFLPSSYSSDDRVQSEEMPPMSDPVSATRILCGALLLPSIASICGKIFFESIHSNFQRTLLGGIAFITIKGAFKIYHKQQQYVRQCQRRIMDYTENNVALYRRQQNSETQTS
- the LOC117602264 gene encoding E3 ubiquitin-protein ligase MARCHF5 isoform X2 yields the protein MSDNNLPHISYGLDPPGSIVRIESEIRSISRLSSIEETLRRFGTRRPERQTNELNNAQDVQAAIVAPNEEPIAPVAISKPTENVQQSDVTDGASSPNQPEINASAVNSEDDKRYCWVCFATDEDDATASWVKPCHCRGTTKWVHQGCIQRWVDEKQKGRAGAHVACPQCNTEYIIVYPNMGPLVIVLDTIDGIIFRICPFIAASIVAASIYWTAVTYGAVTVMQVVGLKDGLAMMEQADPLVLLVGLPTIPILLVLGKMLRWEDQALNLLRRHACKVPILRHFLPSSYSSDDRVQSEEMPPMSDPVSATRILCGALLLPSIASICGKIFFESIHSNFQRTLLGGIAFITIKGAFKIYHKQQQYVRQCQRRIMDYTENNVALYRRQQNSETQTS